In one Lycium barbarum isolate Lr01 chromosome 7, ASM1917538v2, whole genome shotgun sequence genomic region, the following are encoded:
- the LOC132603418 gene encoding replication protein A 32 kDa subunit A-like isoform X1 — MFGSSQLDSFSGGGFMPSQGGSDPSRTSAKSRDNPPLLPLTVKQISEAVQSSDEKSNFVVDGVDVNNVRLVGMAFKKSERVTDVSFAIDDGTGRIECTRWVNDAVDTKEVEEVSNGMYVRVHGHLKGFQGKTQLVVFAIRPITDYNEVATHFLECIYVHHCNRKPQIQSGLSVSTPGQTDAPAAVSTPSGGYNSSQFSGQLNIDGLKGIEKIVIDYLEQPSSLAQEKGIHRNEIAQQLKVPLEKIMEAITSLESEGLVYSTIDECHYKSTSA, encoded by the exons ATGTTTGGAAGCAGTCAATTGGACTCATTTTCTGGTGGAGGTTTTATGCCTTCTCAGGGCGGCTCCGATCCTTCTCGCACTTCCGCTAAG AGTCGGGATAACCCACCTCTGCTTCCGCTAACAGTGAAACAGATAAGCGAAGCAGTTCAATCAAGTGATGAGAAATCTAACTTTGTTGTTGATGGTGTCGATGTCAACAAT GTGAGATTGGTCGGGATGGCATTTAAGAAATCTGAGAGAGTGACAGATGTGTCGTTTGCGATTGATGATGGCACTGGTCGCATTGAATGCACTAGATG GGTGAATGATGCTGTGGATACCAAGGAAGTGGAGGAAGTATC GAATGGAATGTATGTCCGGGTCCATGGACACTTGAAAGGTTTTCAGGGTAAAACACAGCTAGTGGTCTTTGCTATCAG ACCTATAACTGATTACAATGAGGTTGCTACCCACTTCCTTGAATGTATCTATGTCCATCACTGCAATAGGAAGCCACAG ATACAGAGCGGTCTTTCTGTCTCCACTCCTGGCCAAACTGATGCGCCTGCAGCGGTTAGTACCCCTTCAGGTGGATACAATTCCAGTCAA TTCTCTGGACAATTGAACATTGATGGCCTCAAGGGCATAGAAAAAATTGTGATCGATTATTTGGAACAGCCGTCATCACT TGCGCAGGAGAAAGGGATACACCGGAATGAAATTGCTCAACAACTTAAAGTTCCTCTGGAGAAAATCAT GGAAGCAATAACATCTCTTGAATCGGAAGGGCTGGTTTACTCtaccatcgatgaatgtcactaCAAGTCGACAAGTGCTTAA
- the LOC132603418 gene encoding replication protein A 32 kDa subunit A-like isoform X2 has product MFGSSQLDSFSGGGFMPSQGGSDPSRTSAKSRDNPPLLPLTVKQISEAVQSSDEKSNFVVDGVDVNNVRLVGMAFKKSERVTDVSFAIDDGTGRIECTRWVNDAVDTKEVEEVSNGMYVRVHGHLKGFQGKTQLVVFAIRPITDYNEVATHFLECIYVHHCNRKPQSGLSVSTPGQTDAPAAVSTPSGGYNSSQFSGQLNIDGLKGIEKIVIDYLEQPSSLAQEKGIHRNEIAQQLKVPLEKIMEAITSLESEGLVYSTIDECHYKSTSA; this is encoded by the exons ATGTTTGGAAGCAGTCAATTGGACTCATTTTCTGGTGGAGGTTTTATGCCTTCTCAGGGCGGCTCCGATCCTTCTCGCACTTCCGCTAAG AGTCGGGATAACCCACCTCTGCTTCCGCTAACAGTGAAACAGATAAGCGAAGCAGTTCAATCAAGTGATGAGAAATCTAACTTTGTTGTTGATGGTGTCGATGTCAACAAT GTGAGATTGGTCGGGATGGCATTTAAGAAATCTGAGAGAGTGACAGATGTGTCGTTTGCGATTGATGATGGCACTGGTCGCATTGAATGCACTAGATG GGTGAATGATGCTGTGGATACCAAGGAAGTGGAGGAAGTATC GAATGGAATGTATGTCCGGGTCCATGGACACTTGAAAGGTTTTCAGGGTAAAACACAGCTAGTGGTCTTTGCTATCAG ACCTATAACTGATTACAATGAGGTTGCTACCCACTTCCTTGAATGTATCTATGTCCATCACTGCAATAGGAAGCCACAG AGCGGTCTTTCTGTCTCCACTCCTGGCCAAACTGATGCGCCTGCAGCGGTTAGTACCCCTTCAGGTGGATACAATTCCAGTCAA TTCTCTGGACAATTGAACATTGATGGCCTCAAGGGCATAGAAAAAATTGTGATCGATTATTTGGAACAGCCGTCATCACT TGCGCAGGAGAAAGGGATACACCGGAATGAAATTGCTCAACAACTTAAAGTTCCTCTGGAGAAAATCAT GGAAGCAATAACATCTCTTGAATCGGAAGGGCTGGTTTACTCtaccatcgatgaatgtcactaCAAGTCGACAAGTGCTTAA